Proteins encoded within one genomic window of Haloplanus vescus:
- a CDS encoding gluconate 2-dehydrogenase subunit 3 family protein has translation MELSRRDALVALAAAGVAGAAGATLLDDDSSDFLSDDARAVLVAVAETVYPTEAEGVASFVETYAEGRLDDADRREGVVEAAADLDATARDWRDAPFADLDRQARDQLLRDLGVDTADPSPDGTVPNRIRFYLVNELLYAFYASPTGGRLVGIENPVGYPGGTESYQRAQMEDSDG, from the coding sequence ATGGAACTGAGCCGACGGGACGCACTCGTCGCCCTCGCGGCCGCTGGCGTCGCCGGCGCCGCGGGCGCGACGCTCCTCGACGACGACTCCTCTGACTTCCTCTCCGACGACGCCCGCGCCGTCCTCGTCGCCGTCGCCGAGACGGTCTACCCGACCGAGGCCGAGGGCGTCGCCTCGTTCGTCGAGACGTACGCCGAGGGCCGCCTCGACGACGCCGACCGCCGCGAGGGCGTCGTCGAGGCCGCGGCCGACCTCGACGCCACCGCGCGCGACTGGCGCGACGCCCCCTTCGCCGACCTCGACAGACAGGCCCGCGACCAGTTGCTCCGTGACCTCGGCGTCGACACCGCCGACCCGTCGCCCGACGGCACCGTCCCCAACCGGATTCGCTTCTATCTGGTGAACGAACTGCTCTACGCCTTCTACGCGTCGCCGACCGGCGGGCGACTGGTCGGCATCGAGAACCCCGTCGGCTACCCCGGCGGCACCGAAAGTTACCAGCGCGCCCAGATGGAGGACTCGGATGGCTAG
- a CDS encoding fumarylacetoacetate hydrolase family protein — protein MRRVRFRDPAGMVRTGEWHGDSVSFADSTYELSEVDVLAPTDPSKIICIGINYADHAEETGIPVPDRPMLFLKTPNTVAAHGDTVTLPEGKEQVDWEAELGVVIGEQCRNVDAADAESVIDGYTVVCDLSNRDDQREEQNWVRGKAFDGAAPMGPVVADPDHLPDDAEVSLRVNGETKQSSDISQLIFGVPELVEEISSYMTLEPGDIISTGTPSGVGGLEDGDEVAVEIEGVETLEFTARRD, from the coding sequence ATGCGACGCGTCCGATTCCGCGACCCTGCTGGCATGGTCCGCACGGGCGAATGGCACGGCGACAGCGTCAGTTTCGCCGACTCGACCTACGAGCTCAGCGAGGTCGACGTACTCGCTCCCACGGACCCCTCGAAGATAATCTGTATCGGCATCAACTACGCCGACCACGCCGAGGAGACGGGCATCCCCGTCCCCGACCGGCCGATGCTCTTCCTCAAGACGCCGAACACCGTCGCCGCCCACGGCGACACCGTCACACTCCCCGAGGGCAAAGAGCAGGTCGACTGGGAGGCCGAACTCGGCGTTGTCATCGGCGAGCAGTGCCGCAACGTCGACGCTGCGGACGCCGAATCGGTCATCGACGGCTACACCGTCGTCTGTGACCTCTCGAACCGCGATGACCAGCGAGAGGAACAGAACTGGGTGCGCGGCAAGGCCTTCGATGGCGCCGCACCCATGGGCCCCGTCGTCGCCGACCCCGACCACCTGCCCGACGACGCCGAGGTCTCCCTCCGCGTCAACGGCGAGACCAAACAGTCCTCCGACATCTCACAGCTCATCTTCGGCGTCCCCGAACTCGTCGAGGAAATCTCCTCGTACATGACGCTGGAACCGGGCGATATCATCTCGACGGGCACGCCCTCGGGCGTCGGCGGCCTCGAAGACGGGGACGAGGTGGCCGTCGAAATCGAGGGCGTCGAAACCCTCGAGTTCACGGCGCGACGCGACTGA
- a CDS encoding metal-dependent hydrolase — translation MELTWHGHSTWYVTVDDTSLLIDPFFDNPFTSVDPAELDPDYVLLTHAHADHVGDVGEFTDATIVGTPELTAWVADEHGAEDTLGMNLGGTVECGDAYVTMHRADHTNGIGTDYEYSAGPPAGYVIGDTVPTQETDEDSFAFYHAGDTALMSEMRDVIGPFLEPDAAALPVGDHYTMGPAQGAIAADWLDVDHVFPMHYDTFPPIEIEVEDLEREVAATGSTADVHVLDGDESFTFERPYGGE, via the coding sequence ATGGAGCTCACTTGGCACGGCCACTCGACTTGGTACGTCACCGTGGACGACACGTCGCTGCTCATCGACCCCTTCTTCGACAACCCGTTCACGTCAGTCGACCCCGCGGAGCTCGACCCGGACTACGTCCTCCTGACCCACGCCCACGCCGACCACGTCGGCGACGTGGGTGAGTTCACCGACGCGACAATCGTCGGCACGCCGGAGCTGACGGCGTGGGTAGCGGACGAACACGGCGCCGAGGACACCCTCGGGATGAACCTCGGCGGCACCGTCGAGTGTGGCGACGCGTACGTGACGATGCACCGCGCGGACCACACGAACGGCATCGGCACCGACTACGAGTACAGCGCCGGGCCGCCGGCGGGCTACGTCATCGGCGACACGGTGCCGACCCAAGAGACCGACGAGGACTCCTTCGCGTTCTACCACGCCGGCGACACGGCGCTGATGAGCGAGATGCGGGACGTGATCGGCCCGTTCCTCGAACCCGACGCCGCGGCGCTCCCGGTCGGCGACCACTACACCATGGGCCCGGCGCAGGGCGCCATCGCCGCCGACTGGCTGGACGTCGACCACGTCTTCCCGATGCATTACGACACCTTCCCGCCAATCGAAATCGAGGTGGAGGACCTCGAACGAGAGGTGGCGGCGACGGGGTCGACCGCTGACGTCCACGTCCTCGACGGCGACGAGAGTTTCACCTTCGAGCGCCCGTACGGGGGCGAATAG
- a CDS encoding OsmC family protein: MSDIETSTVSEEGFASVNQVGDFEFTVDATDETGPNPNATLVATYASCFLPAFRVGGQQRGHDDLGKIQIDASAEVDEDDDLESIHFAVHVAADLDDEAVDDIVERAEDICHVHAALREGLHAAVDVYPDAF; encoded by the coding sequence ATGAGCGACATCGAGACCAGCACCGTCAGCGAGGAGGGATTCGCCTCCGTCAACCAGGTCGGCGACTTCGAGTTCACCGTCGACGCCACCGACGAGACGGGGCCGAACCCGAACGCGACGCTCGTCGCGACGTACGCCTCCTGTTTCCTGCCGGCGTTCCGCGTCGGCGGGCAACAGCGCGGCCACGACGACCTCGGCAAGATTCAGATCGACGCGAGCGCCGAGGTGGACGAGGACGACGACCTCGAATCCATCCACTTCGCCGTCCACGTCGCCGCCGACCTCGACGACGAGGCCGTCGACGACATCGTCGAACGTGCCGAGGATATCTGTCACGTGCACGCGGCGCTCCGCGAGGGCCTGCACGCGGCGGTCGACGTCTACCCCGACGCGTTCTGA
- a CDS encoding APC family permease, whose amino-acid sequence MSSHGERAPEANLGLLDATMIGMGAMIGAGIFVLTGLAAELAGPAAILVFALNGVVTAFTGLSYAELAASIPKSGGGYAFVREVFADLPSFVMGWMLWFAYMIAGGLYALGFAPNFLELLHVYDVTPAPGQVGAVSLPLVGIDVPVAVGLAFVAVLGLVALNAVSTAASGSVETIFTLVKVGILVVFVAFGATAPMFSTAEFQPLFPGDGGAFSILPAMGLTFIAFEGYDLITTVTEEVKNPRENIPKAIFLSLAVTVVVYLAVVSVAVGTLGAEGLAEAGEAGIAQAATEFMPTGLPVIQNGGAIIVFGAVFSTLTALNAVVIASSRVAFSMGREDQLLPSFGQLHHRYGTPFVAILASGVVMLGSVVLPTQSAGNMSSLFFLLSFIVVNGSVIKLRRERPDMNRPYEIPYYPIPPILGILLNLVLTGVLVRYLLRTDVLALVLSGGWILLGVAAYGVYTVFSDGDETGGETTTVADD is encoded by the coding sequence GTGAGCAGTCACGGTGAGCGCGCCCCGGAGGCCAACCTCGGCCTCCTCGACGCGACCATGATCGGCATGGGAGCGATGATCGGGGCGGGCATCTTCGTCCTGACGGGGTTAGCCGCCGAGCTCGCGGGGCCGGCGGCCATCCTCGTGTTCGCGCTCAACGGCGTCGTCACGGCGTTTACTGGGCTGTCCTACGCGGAACTCGCGGCGTCGATTCCCAAGAGTGGCGGCGGGTACGCGTTCGTTCGCGAGGTGTTCGCGGACCTCCCCTCGTTCGTCATGGGGTGGATGCTCTGGTTCGCGTACATGATCGCCGGGGGGCTGTACGCCCTCGGGTTCGCGCCCAACTTCCTCGAACTCCTGCACGTCTACGACGTGACGCCGGCGCCGGGGCAGGTGGGCGCCGTTTCCCTCCCCCTCGTCGGCATCGACGTGCCGGTGGCCGTCGGCCTCGCGTTCGTCGCCGTCCTCGGACTGGTGGCGCTGAACGCCGTCTCGACGGCCGCGAGCGGGAGCGTCGAGACGATATTCACGCTCGTCAAAGTGGGCATCCTGGTCGTCTTCGTCGCCTTCGGCGCGACGGCGCCCATGTTCTCGACGGCGGAGTTCCAACCCCTGTTCCCGGGAGACGGCGGCGCGTTCAGCATCCTCCCCGCGATGGGGTTGACGTTCATCGCGTTCGAGGGGTACGACCTCATCACGACGGTGACGGAGGAGGTGAAGAACCCGCGGGAGAACATCCCCAAAGCCATCTTCCTGAGTCTGGCCGTGACCGTCGTCGTCTACCTCGCCGTGGTGAGCGTCGCGGTGGGAACGCTCGGCGCAGAGGGACTGGCCGAGGCGGGCGAGGCGGGCATCGCGCAGGCGGCGACGGAATTCATGCCCACGGGGCTGCCGGTGATTCAGAACGGCGGCGCGATAATCGTCTTCGGCGCCGTCTTCTCGACGCTGACGGCGCTGAACGCGGTGGTCATCGCCTCCTCGCGCGTCGCGTTCTCGATGGGGCGAGAAGACCAACTTCTCCCCTCGTTCGGCCAGCTGCATCACCGCTACGGGACGCCCTTCGTCGCCATCCTCGCCAGCGGTGTGGTGATGCTCGGCTCCGTCGTCCTCCCAACCCAGAGCGCGGGCAACATGTCCAGTCTCTTCTTCCTGCTCTCTTTCATCGTCGTCAACGGCTCGGTCATCAAACTCCGGCGCGAGCGCCCGGACATGAACCGACCGTACGAAATCCCCTACTACCCGATTCCGCCGATTCTCGGTATCCTGCTCAACCTCGTACTGACCGGCGTGTTGGTTCGGTACCTGCTCCGGACGGACGTGCTGGCGCTCGTGTTGAGCGGCGGGTGGATTCTGCTCGGCGTGGCCGCCTACGGCGTCTACACCGTCTTCTCGGACGGCGACGAGACGGGCGGGGAAACGACCACGGTCGCGGACGACTAA
- a CDS encoding potassium channel family protein: MTLDIIIAGGGRVGFEAATLLGDRGHDITVVESDAERCDEIADEYVATVIRGDAANPDILRQADVTGSDVIAGLTGEPGLNLAICMAAAEMNPEIRTVARIAERDQEEYAQFVDETVFPEGAGARIAVNEIEGLAVRTLSDVTGTLDIMEVEVQEGASAAGKKLESVRFPAGTLVISDDDGERVARPETTLTPGKRYVIAVEPDVVDEVLNLLRG, encoded by the coding sequence ATGACACTCGACATCATCATCGCGGGCGGCGGGCGCGTCGGCTTCGAAGCAGCGACCCTCCTCGGTGACCGCGGGCACGACATCACCGTCGTCGAATCCGACGCCGAGCGATGCGACGAGATAGCCGACGAATACGTCGCGACGGTCATCCGCGGCGACGCCGCCAACCCGGACATCCTCCGGCAGGCGGACGTGACGGGGAGCGACGTAATCGCCGGCCTGACCGGCGAACCGGGACTGAACCTCGCGATCTGTATGGCGGCCGCCGAGATGAATCCAGAGATACGGACCGTCGCGCGCATTGCCGAACGCGACCAAGAAGAGTACGCGCAGTTCGTCGACGAGACAGTGTTTCCGGAGGGAGCCGGCGCCCGAATCGCCGTCAACGAAATCGAGGGACTGGCGGTGCGGACGCTCTCGGACGTGACGGGGACGCTCGACATCATGGAGGTGGAAGTGCAGGAAGGCGCCTCCGCCGCGGGCAAGAAACTCGAATCGGTGCGGTTCCCGGCGGGGACGCTCGTCATCTCGGACGACGACGGCGAGCGAGTCGCGCGCCCGGAGACGACGCTCACGCCGGGGAAACGCTACGTCATCGCCGTCGAACCCGACGTGGTCGACGAGGTGCTGAACCTGTTGCGCGGTTAG
- a CDS encoding HAD-IIA family hydrolase, translated as MPYRGVVLDVDGTVVRGDEPIPGAAEGLDRLADAGLDRLFVSNNPTKRPPAYAERLRRAGFDAHPSEIVTAGTITASYLAERHADDTLFVVGEPSLVEQLTDVGLTVATEGTDADTVVVSIDRSFDYDRLCAALRACADDDVTIVGTDPDMVIPAAEGNVPGSGAIINAVSGVVGRDPDVVLGKPSKPARRVVDERLGLPASDCLVVGDRLDTDIALGERAGMTTVLVKTGVTDDRDLARSEVTPDHVVDSLADIGAVL; from the coding sequence ATGCCTTACCGAGGCGTCGTCCTCGACGTGGACGGAACCGTCGTCCGGGGCGACGAGCCGATACCCGGCGCCGCCGAGGGACTCGACCGACTGGCGGACGCGGGTCTCGACCGACTCTTCGTCTCGAACAATCCGACCAAGCGCCCGCCCGCCTACGCCGAGCGACTCCGCCGCGCCGGTTTCGACGCCCACCCCTCCGAAATCGTCACCGCGGGGACCATCACGGCGTCGTATCTCGCCGAACGACACGCCGACGACACGCTCTTCGTCGTCGGCGAACCGTCGCTCGTCGAGCAACTCACCGACGTTGGGCTGACGGTCGCCACCGAGGGGACAGACGCCGACACCGTCGTCGTCTCCATCGACCGTTCGTTCGACTACGACCGCCTCTGTGCCGCGCTCCGGGCTTGTGCCGACGACGACGTCACCATCGTCGGCACCGACCCCGACATGGTGATTCCGGCCGCCGAGGGCAACGTCCCCGGGTCCGGCGCCATCATCAACGCCGTCTCGGGCGTCGTCGGGCGCGACCCCGATGTCGTCCTCGGGAAACCCTCGAAACCGGCGCGGCGAGTCGTCGACGAGCGACTCGGTCTCCCGGCGAGTGACTGTCTGGTCGTCGGCGACCGCCTCGACACCGACATCGCACTCGGCGAGCGAGCGGGGATGACCACGGTACTCGTCAAGACCGGCGTCACGGACGACCGCGATTTGGCGCGGAGCGAGGTGACGCCCGACCACGTCGTCGACTCGTTGGCCGACATCGGGGCGGTCCTCTAA
- a CDS encoding GTP cyclohydrolase IIa: MTNTQLTLVQIDNYGPWTVTPEPRREMDLQTLQSRLFADIAQFVGHRGGYAFFTRFDNMVAVTNGLDADDHRLLQESTGNRYPVTVSLGIAVDANPVVALEQATEHLQHAGSAQDRERREVLAGTPVEASADDDVAIAHFDVNDATEKYTDRLNEFDSFIQIEQGYATLMRHLREEHGGLSFFVGGDNIIAVTPDLDADAYRSAIDHVEETVGVDLKVGVGQGETAHDAGMAAKHALEECRHRGTVVEMNESES; the protein is encoded by the coding sequence GTGACGAACACGCAGCTGACGCTCGTTCAGATAGACAACTACGGGCCGTGGACGGTGACGCCGGAGCCGCGCCGCGAGATGGACCTCCAGACGCTCCAGTCGCGACTCTTCGCCGACATCGCGCAGTTCGTCGGCCACCGCGGCGGCTACGCCTTCTTCACCCGCTTCGACAACATGGTCGCCGTGACCAACGGCCTCGACGCGGACGACCACCGACTGCTCCAAGAGTCGACGGGGAACCGCTACCCCGTCACCGTCAGCCTCGGCATCGCCGTCGACGCCAACCCGGTCGTGGCGCTGGAGCAAGCGACCGAACACCTCCAACACGCCGGCAGCGCGCAAGACCGCGAGCGACGCGAGGTGCTGGCCGGAACGCCCGTCGAGGCGTCGGCGGACGACGACGTGGCCATCGCTCACTTCGACGTCAACGACGCGACGGAGAAGTACACGGACCGACTCAATGAGTTCGATTCGTTCATCCAGATTGAACAGGGGTACGCGACGCTGATGCGACACCTGCGCGAAGAACACGGCGGCCTCTCGTTTTTCGTCGGCGGCGACAACATCATCGCCGTCACGCCCGACCTAGACGCCGACGCCTACCGCTCCGCCATCGACCACGTCGAGGAGACGGTCGGCGTGGACCTGAAGGTCGGTGTCGGGCAGGGTGAGACGGCACACGACGCCGGCATGGCGGCGAAACACGCACTCGAAGAGTGCCGGCACCGCGGGACGGTCGTCGAAATGAACGAGTCGGAGTCTTAG
- a CDS encoding pyridoxal-phosphate-dependent aminotransferase family protein, with amino-acid sequence MRSPPETSELDTPSRILMGPGPSMIDPRVLRAMSTQALGYMDPSFLEIMDDIQELLRYTFQTDNEWTLATSGTGTAAMETAIGNIVEPGDTMLVPTNGYFGNRMGKLAKRAGGDVVTVDAPWGEPLDPADVADAFDEHQPDVFGFIHAETSTGVCQPDVPELTDIAHEHDAITIADCVTSLSGVELRIDDWGIDAAYGSPQKCLSCTPGATPLTIGERARQKIENRDTDTGSWYLDLDLVMEYWGDERNYHHTAPTTNFYGLREALRLVAEEGLENRWERHLEVAGELRSGLQELGLEPAAEKEYWLPSLNSIEVPDGVDDTAVIDYLMDEYDIEIASGLGALEGDIWRIGCMGYSARRQNVACLLTAMEDALEAQDFDVEEAAIEA; translated from the coding sequence ATGAGGAGCCCACCCGAGACGAGCGAGCTCGACACACCGTCACGAATTCTGATGGGTCCCGGCCCGAGCATGATCGACCCGCGCGTGCTCCGCGCGATGTCGACGCAGGCGCTCGGGTACATGGACCCGTCCTTCCTGGAGATCATGGACGACATCCAGGAACTGCTTCGCTACACGTTCCAGACCGACAACGAGTGGACACTCGCGACGAGTGGCACGGGGACGGCAGCGATGGAGACGGCCATCGGCAACATCGTCGAACCCGGCGACACGATGCTGGTGCCCACCAACGGCTACTTCGGCAACCGGATGGGGAAACTCGCCAAGCGCGCCGGCGGCGACGTGGTGACCGTCGACGCGCCGTGGGGCGAACCCCTCGACCCGGCGGACGTGGCCGACGCCTTCGACGAGCACCAACCCGACGTGTTCGGCTTCATCCACGCCGAGACAAGCACGGGCGTCTGCCAGCCCGACGTGCCGGAGCTCACCGACATCGCCCACGAACACGACGCTATCACCATCGCGGACTGTGTCACGTCGCTCTCCGGTGTCGAACTCCGTATCGACGACTGGGGCATCGACGCCGCCTACGGGAGCCCGCAGAAGTGTCTCTCCTGTACGCCGGGAGCGACGCCCCTGACCATCGGCGAGCGCGCCCGTCAGAAAATCGAGAACCGCGACACCGACACCGGGTCGTGGTATCTCGACCTCGACCTCGTCATGGAGTACTGGGGCGACGAGCGCAACTACCACCACACTGCGCCGACGACGAACTTCTACGGCCTCCGCGAGGCGCTCCGCCTCGTCGCCGAGGAAGGCCTCGAAAACCGTTGGGAGCGCCACCTCGAAGTTGCTGGCGAACTCCGTTCGGGCCTGCAGGAACTCGGCCTTGAACCCGCCGCCGAGAAGGAGTACTGGCTCCCCAGCCTCAACTCCATCGAGGTGCCCGACGGCGTCGACGACACCGCCGTCATCGACTACCTGATGGACGAGTACGACATCGAAATCGCCAGCGGCCTCGGTGCGCTCGAAGGCGACATCTGGCGCATCGGCTGCATGGGGTACTCCGCTCGTCGACAGAACGTCGCGTGCCTCCTGACGGCGATGGAGGACGCGCTCGAAGCGCAGGACTTCGACGTGGAAGAGGCGGCTATCGAAGCCTAA
- a CDS encoding PGF-CTERM sorting domain-containing protein: MQRNQRSLRKIGTVVGVVFLALAVLSGSTLAVSGLSVTSLTNAEVESGQTTTHTLEYQADGISADGTTDVLFVRFPDTYAGNISVSGAEFVNRTSGATVSVSSSTSIVDGPDGDGVQETLRTGISNDADYDTDDIRATYEFSLTHPTVEEDTSYDVTVIAQDSSTSEARTTATDAITVVAGSTSSTATATSTSTATATSTSTSTATATTTATSESTATPTESSMDEGTATPTESSMGEDTATPTETSGSGPGFGTVTALLAVVAVTLLLRRD, encoded by the coding sequence ATGCAGCGAAATCAGCGGAGTTTGCGGAAGATCGGAACGGTCGTCGGGGTCGTCTTCCTCGCGCTCGCAGTCCTGAGCGGGTCGACACTCGCCGTGAGCGGTCTGTCGGTCACCTCGCTCACGAACGCAGAGGTCGAGAGCGGACAGACGACGACGCACACGCTCGAATATCAGGCGGACGGCATCAGCGCCGACGGCACGACCGACGTGCTGTTCGTCCGCTTCCCCGACACGTACGCCGGGAACATCTCCGTCTCGGGCGCCGAGTTCGTCAACCGGACGAGCGGGGCGACCGTCTCGGTCAGTTCCAGTACGAGCATCGTCGACGGTCCCGACGGTGACGGCGTGCAGGAGACGCTCCGTACCGGCATCAGCAACGACGCCGACTACGACACCGACGACATTCGAGCGACCTACGAGTTCAGCCTGACCCATCCCACGGTCGAGGAGGACACCTCCTACGACGTGACGGTCATCGCGCAGGACTCGTCGACGAGTGAAGCCCGAACCACGGCCACGGACGCCATCACCGTCGTCGCCGGCAGTACGTCGAGCACGGCCACCGCGACGAGTACGTCCACGGCGACTGCGACGAGTACCAGTACGTCGACGGCTACCGCGACGACCACCGCCACGAGCGAATCGACGGCAACGCCGACCGAGAGTTCCATGGACGAAGGCACGGCGACCCCCACCGAGAGCTCGATGGGTGAAGACACCGCGACGCCTACCGAAACCAGCGGGAGCGGTCCCGGCTTCGGAACCGTCACGGCGCTACTCGCCGTCGTCGCAGTGACGCTCCTGCTCCGCCGAGACTGA
- a CDS encoding DUF5795 family protein, whose amino-acid sequence MSNRVVQGRMVTAERLAELIEGESPMEADGIEDADRDCPECGGDVITVDYMPSVTELVTGYKCQDCDWSTTDR is encoded by the coding sequence ATGTCAAATCGCGTCGTTCAGGGGCGGATGGTGACCGCCGAGCGCTTGGCCGAACTGATAGAGGGCGAGTCGCCGATGGAAGCCGACGGCATCGAGGACGCCGACCGCGACTGTCCCGAGTGCGGTGGCGACGTCATCACCGTCGACTACATGCCGTCCGTGACGGAACTGGTGACGGGCTACAAGTGCCAAGACTGTGACTGGTCGACGACGGACCGATAG
- a CDS encoding response regulator: MTSSPPSVLVVEDETELAELFAEWLNAEYDVRIATTGEEALAEIDADVDVVLLDRLMPGISGDEVLETIRDQEYDCRVAMVTAVEPDFDVLGMGFDDYVVKPVFREDVRRLVDGLVERHAYDKRLSELFASASKLAALEAHKRPEELEDSEEYRHAREAFERAKDRVKALEAEMSESDFDAVFYDFDQIDL; encoded by the coding sequence ATGACCTCGTCTCCACCCAGTGTCCTCGTCGTTGAGGACGAGACCGAACTGGCCGAACTGTTCGCGGAGTGGCTGAACGCGGAGTACGACGTGCGGATTGCGACGACGGGTGAGGAAGCGCTCGCCGAAATCGACGCCGACGTCGACGTGGTGTTGCTCGACCGCCTGATGCCCGGTATCTCCGGCGACGAAGTCCTCGAAACCATCCGTGACCAAGAGTATGACTGCCGGGTCGCGATGGTGACGGCCGTCGAACCCGACTTCGACGTGCTCGGGATGGGGTTCGACGACTACGTCGTCAAACCGGTCTTTCGCGAGGACGTCCGCCGCCTCGTCGACGGCCTCGTTGAGCGACACGCGTACGACAAGCGACTCTCCGAACTCTTCGCCTCCGCGTCGAAACTCGCCGCACTCGAAGCGCACAAACGCCCCGAGGAACTCGAAGACAGCGAGGAGTATCGGCACGCCCGGGAGGCGTTCGAACGCGCGAAAGACCGCGTGAAAGCCCTCGAAGCGGAGATGAGCGAATCTGACTTCGATGCGGTGTTTTACGACTTCGACCAGATCGACCTGTAA
- a CDS encoding DUF7475 family protein: MARADSGTAGGSANSVVSLPTNLLGIIANDLAVITGVIHLLLAPQVIGFSSTLGILFALNGLGFIGGVAVYMTSYWRRELYLVAAGYALVTFVAFFVYGGFEGVVSAFYMQGSLNWNAVGAKAAELLLVVCSLALFTNSES, from the coding sequence ATGGCACGCGCCGACAGCGGTACGGCAGGGGGTAGCGCGAACTCAGTTGTGAGTCTTCCCACGAATCTGCTGGGTATCATCGCGAACGACTTGGCGGTAATCACGGGCGTGATACACCTGCTTCTGGCACCGCAGGTCATCGGCTTCAGTTCGACGCTCGGGATTCTCTTCGCCCTCAATGGACTGGGTTTCATCGGCGGCGTCGCGGTCTATATGACCAGTTACTGGCGCCGAGAGCTCTACCTCGTCGCCGCCGGCTACGCTCTCGTGACGTTCGTCGCCTTCTTCGTGTACGGCGGGTTCGAGGGCGTCGTCTCGGCGTTCTACATGCAGGGGAGCCTCAACTGGAACGCGGTCGGCGCGAAAGCCGCGGAACTGCTGCTGGTCGTCTGCTCGCTCGCCCTGTTCACGAATTCGGAGAGCTGA